The segment GGTTGCCAGATGCCGCTCGTCGGCATTCTCGACCACCAGCACCTGGAACATGCGCGGCAGGCAGATCACCGCCGCCGCCGACAGGAAGATCAGCCCCGCCCAGCGCCCCGGCTGCAGATCCCAGTCCGAGATCGGTGAAGCGTCGATCCGCGCGATGATGTCGGCCGGCCCCGCCGCCAGCCCCCAGACGACAAAGATCCCCACCGCCAGCAGCGCCACCAGCTTGACCACCGCCTCGACCGCGATCGCTGTCACCACGCCGGTGTGCTGCTCGTTGGCATCCAGGTTGCGCGTGCCGAACAGCACGGTAAAGATCGCCAGCCCCCCCGCGACCCAGATCGCCGTGCTGTCCCGGTCGGGCAGCGCCCAGCCGTTGGGCGATGCGCTGGCGAACACCCCGAACGACAGTGTCACCGATTGCAGTTGCAGCGCGATATAGGGCGTCGCCGCCACGACCGAGATCAGCGTGACGATCACCCCCAGCAGGTTCGACTTGCCGTAGCGGTTCGAAATCAGGTCGGCAATCGAGGTCACCCGCTGTTGCCGCCCGATCCGCACCAGCTTGCGCAGCACCCACCACCAGCCGATAAAAACCAGCGTCGGGCCAAGATAGATCGTCAGGAACTCCAGCCCCGACCGCGCGGCATAGCCCACCGCGCCATAAAAGGTCCAGGCGGTGCAGTAGATGCTCAGCGACAGGGTATAGACCAGCGGCGAGCGCAGCCAGCCCGCCGCCCCTGCCGCCGCCCGACGCTCGACCTTGAAGGCCACAAGAAACAGCAGCGCGACATAGGCAAGGCAGGCAAGGACCAGCAGGTTGAACGGCATCAGGTGTCTTCCTCGGTGCCGACCGGATCATCGACCGAGCCCTCGGCCAGAAACGGTGCCAGAACGGCGGCCACGACCACAAGCCCGAACCAGATGACGAACAGGTAGATCCCGTCGGGGGCGGTGTCGCGCGCCTCGGTCCCGGCCGGTGCCCAGAGGATCGGCAGCAGGAACAGGAAGGCCCCGAACACCGGCAGCAGCCGCGCCGCATCGCGGATCCGCCGCCGCCGGTAGCTGCGCCGGGCCACGAACAGCGGGCTGCGCGGCCGCGTCACCGCGCCACCAGCGCGCGCACCGAGGCCAGCATCTCGGCATTGGAAAACGGCTTTGCCATGAAGATATCCACCCCGGCACGCTCGGCCGCCTCGCGGTCGCGCCCCTGACCCTTGGCGGTCAGCATCATCACCGGCAGACCGGCCAGCGCGGGGTCGGCGCGCAACGCCTCCAGGATCTCGAAGCCGCCGCACCCCGGCAGCATCACGTCCAGAATGACCAGATCGGGCCGCGTCGTCTGCACCAGTTCCACCGCCCCCGTCCCGCAGGCCAGGCTCGACACCTGCCAACCATCCCGGCTCAGGATGAACCGGATCGCCTCGACGATGTTCGGCTCGTCCTCGATCAGCACCACATGCTGTCCCATGCCGCCTTCCCCCCGCCCCCGGTGCCCGCCCCGGCACCATCTTCCCCAAGCAGCGGCACCGACCCCCGGCACCTGCTTTCCCCAAGCAACAGCGCGGCCCCGGCCCCCTCTCCTCGACGACCGATGCCGCACCCGGCACCTTCTCCCCGTGCCAAGTATCGGCATAAAGCCGCCGGCTGTCAAAAGCCCTCTCGCCTCATCCCACCGTCTCCGACAGGATTGACGGCTCGCGCCGCGCCGGGCAGCCGCCGCGCGGGCAGATCCGGCAACTGGTGCCGATCGGCAGCGCCGCCCCCCCCGATCCCTCCCCACCCCATCCCGGCCCGCCCTGCGGCTCCGGCTCGATCAGCATCGCCGCCTCGCGCACTTCCGGGCCGCCGAAACCCAAAGGGTGGCGCGGCCGGCAGAAGGCCTTGATGCGGTAGCGCTGCCCGCCCCGCCCCGCCGTTTCGACCACCGCCTCGACCGGGCTCATCGGCCGCGCCAGCGCGGTGAACAGCGGCCACAGCGCGCAGGCTGCCCCGAACCGCGGCAGCGCAAAGCCCTCGGCCGGCTTGCGGAAGATCAGCGTCCCCGAGGCATCGCATTCCACCAGCCCGGCCCGAGACCCGGGCCAGGTCGCCAGCCGCCGCATCACGGCGGGCACCTCGGCCCCGAAACGCTGCGCCAGCAACATCGGCTCCGCCCCCAGTTCCGCCAGCGCCGCGCCGAACGCCCCGGCAGGCAGCGCCCTCGCATCGGCCATCGCCTGCGCCACCAGCGCCTCGCCCAGCACCCGCGCGGCCCCCGAGGCCAGCTCGCCCAGCCCCTCGCCATCGGCCACCTGCCAGCCGCGCGCCTCCGCCCAGGCGTCAACCTCCTCCTGCGGCGAGGCGTCGCCCTGGTCCGCCGCCTGGTCCGACCCGTCGAGATAGGCCACCAGCGCCTCGGCCCCCAGCGCCAGCCGCTCGCTGTCGCCATGCAGGTTGCGGTGGAACCGCGCCCGCCACTCGGGCTCGATGTCCTCGGTCTCGGCCAGGATCGCGGCGGTCGAGCGCACCGAACTCACCGCCGAAAGCATCTCGTGCAGCGCCGAGGACAGGTGCGGGTCATGCGCGATCCGATCGTTCAGCGCCCCCACCGCCCGCTCAAGCTGCCCGAGGCGGCGGTGCTGCGCCGCCATCAACCCGGCCCAGCCGGGAAAACGCCCGAGGAAATCGTCGATCCGGTCCAGTTCCGGCCGGTCCAGCACCGAAAGCGCGCCTTCCGCCGCCGCCGCGCGCAACTCGTCGCTCAGCGCGGCCTCCGCCCCCGCCCCCAGCGCCTCGACCCCGATCCCCAGCGCCGCCGCCAGCCGCCCCAGCACCTCCGGCCCGATCCTCCGCCGGTTGTGCTCGATCAGGTTCAGATACGATGCCGAAATGGCCGCCGTCCGCGCCAGGTCCGCCTGCCGCAACCCCAGCGCCAGACGCCGCTCGCGCACCCGGCTGCCGGTCAGTGCCGTCATCGGCATGGCACGCCCCCCTTGTCCCCACGCGCAATTTACAAGCCCAGGCCCAATTCACAAAGCCGGAAAACCCCTCCCGGTTTCTCTTTGGCCCAAATACCCTCTGTCTCGCCGCAAACCCCATGCAAAAAGGCGCGCCCGACCCGGACGCGCCCCCATTCTTGCGACCAGACGCCTACTTCAGCGCCAGATCGGTGATCGCATGGCTCCAGGCCCCTTCCGGCGCCTTCGAGATCACGGGGTCCGACCCGCCCGCCAGCAACTTTTCGACGGTGCGCTGGTAATCCGCCTCGTCCAGCGCGCCGTTCGAGCCTGCGGTCAGCTTGGCAATCTCGCCCATCATCCGCTTCTGGTGCGCCTCGGTCTGCGCGCCGGTCTCGTCGTTGTCGAGCACGATCATCGCCGCCTCGTCGGGGTTGGCCTCGGCCTCCTTCCAGCCTTTCATCGAGGCGCGCACGAAGCGCACCATCTTGTCGGCAAAGGCCGGATCTGAAAGC is part of the Paracoccaceae bacterium Fryx2 genome and harbors:
- a CDS encoding response regulator — its product is MGQHVVLIEDEPNIVEAIRFILSRDGWQVSSLACGTGAVELVQTTRPDLVILDVMLPGCGGFEILEALRADPALAGLPVMMLTAKGQGRDREAAERAGVDIFMAKPFSNAEMLASVRALVAR
- a CDS encoding short-chain fatty acyl-CoA regulator family protein, coding for MPMTALTGSRVRERRLALGLRQADLARTAAISASYLNLIEHNRRRIGPEVLGRLAAALGIGVEALGAGAEAALSDELRAAAAEGALSVLDRPELDRIDDFLGRFPGWAGLMAAQHRRLGQLERAVGALNDRIAHDPHLSSALHEMLSAVSSVRSTAAILAETEDIEPEWRARFHRNLHGDSERLALGAEALVAYLDGSDQAADQGDASPQEEVDAWAEARGWQVADGEGLGELASGAARVLGEALVAQAMADARALPAGAFGAALAELGAEPMLLAQRFGAEVPAVMRRLATWPGSRAGLVECDASGTLIFRKPAEGFALPRFGAACALWPLFTALARPMSPVEAVVETAGRGGQRYRIKAFCRPRHPLGFGGPEVREAAMLIEPEPQGGPGWGGEGSGGAALPIGTSCRICPRGGCPARREPSILSETVG